The genomic interval gggggttaacaatgcaaaatccccccgacggggctcatcgatttttgtctttatttcataataaatgtatgaaaagaactgtaccaaaataaaggttattattctgttttggcctgaaatgcaccaaaacagggaaaaataaacttaaaaggggaaaaaacagtgacttacttcagctgtcgcgcaacttcacttccctgttttatccgaacttaatacataaagaTATGGCCATTcagtccctgtacagattgagctagaactttggtctctgtatttggtgagtgagccaacggagttcagcagaACTTTGGTCTAGTCTGCACCCCATATAGATCTAAAGTTAAGGCTaagaaaaatttaaataaaaaaaagataaaattaatacCGGTActatagacatgatagatatAACATTAGAGACTTCATGGACTTTGAGTAACCTGCCTGGAAATGCGACATGTTTTGTTAAGCTTTTCTGCAATATTGTTTTTTGTTCTAAAAAAATGTCTTTTCAAAATTATTGCCTGTCTTTGTaatgtaaggggggggggttgtgtcCAGACACTTAAAATTTTgaaaccttcttttttgtctttggattgcacaaaaaatatgaatagtagtaacttttttcagttttgttctCTATAAATATTGCCTTAGACTGTGcactaaaaaattgataaaactttgCTTGTTTACTTTTCAAATGGTTGTTTAAAATCGATTGTCCAGACTTTGGACACACAACAGATGGGTATATCTTAAACCagaagcttcggtctctgttttattggttgttccgctgaactccgttggctccactcaccaattacagagaccaaagttctaacttgatctgtacagggactcgatggccatatgtttatgtctTAACTATTAAGTTTGGATAAGAAGTGGGAGATGCgtgacagccgaagtaagtctctgttttttttttccttataagtttatttgtttctgttttggtgcatttcacgCCAAAACAGAATAATCATCTTTAGTTTGGTCCAGttctatatatatgttttttggaaataaagacaaatattGAAGAGCCccgttgtttttttttgttttttttactgttaaccccctaatggcggctgctTGATTGCAAGCcctctgtgtacgaggagatataaaaaaaaaattgaaaatgttaaaaatagTTTTGTATCTTTGTTTGTATCTAGATCTTtaatagaccaaaagcttcggtctctgttatattggttgttccgctgaactccgttggctccactcagcTCACCatttacagagaccgaagttttaactcgatctgtacagggactcaatggccatatgtgtatgtattaagttcggataaaccagggaagtgggagttgcgcgacagccgaagtaagtcactgtttggtttttttccttttaagtttttttttcctgttttagTGCATTTCACgccaaaacagaataataatctttattttggtcccgttctatgtatatattttatgaaataaagacaaaaattgatgagCCCCTTCAGgaggattttgcattgttaaccccctcatggcggctgcacgatcgcgagccgtctgtgtatgaggagaaatttaaaaaaattctaaaatgtttttaaaaaactcctcgaaacagacagcTGCCAGCTGTCAAGATCTTTAATTGCCGTTTGTTTTCACCTTCTATCTTAAAATTTCGTATATTCTTGAAATGTATCAGGAGTCTCTAGGACCCTGATTGCCTGAAAACGATTTTGAACAGGAGGTGTTGGTTTAATGaactttaaatttgacaagcaaaaaaaaaggttttcagtACAGAATGAAAGGTCAAGCTTCGGTCATGAAGaattatttgacaagcaagagaAAGGTTTTGCTACAAATTTAggtcatattttatttttggttaCATTTCTGCTATACGGAATGAAGGCCTGCCGCAAACATGCCGTCAACATGATTTCTTTGCAAGTTCAATGCGGTACAGTTTTTCAGTTTTCTCTTTTTGATTGGTCATTTTGAAGATACAATTCTAAATTTGGAAAAACATTCATGAACTCAAAACAAAACTAcacatttcttcattttttggcGACCCCTCATTTTAAGTTTATGCATTTAGCCACCGAGTGCTCAGGAGATACAGATGGAGCATATTTCGCATTTTTAATGGCttaatttgactttttttaagGGGGTTTTGGAGTTGAAATCAAGGAATTTGATGTGGTGAGTGATAGTGCCTGTTTATATAAGACCAaaacttcagtctctgtatgtggttgttccgctgaatgACATTGGCTGCACTCActaatgtcagaaattgttaaataaaaatgttgttaAACTGCAGATGCCAACTGGTTAGACAGGTGCTTTACATACAcattacccttttttttttaaagtaaatgtTCTTTGAAAATTTTAGTATATACCTCAACGTTATAAAATTCTATACCTCTGCATTGTTCTTTACGTTTTTAATATTAGGATTCTAGCCAATTTGAGGATTGCTTGGTGTATACATGTTtagcaaaaagaaaagaatagttCCATCAGAGGTGGATCTTAGAAATGTacaagaaaaaagggaaggttTTCACTCCCAAATTGAGGACATTTTGTtacaggaaaaatttgacatgcaaaaaaaaaaatgtcctctGTATGCATGACATATTTCCCTCAAATGTTTTTgggtgcctctcaaaaggggggagggggcacaggCCTAATGTGCCCCTGTGCCCCTATCTGGATCTGCCATAACCATGGTGGGAAACAAGAGGGAGAAtttaataaagagaaaaaaaggtgaaatatattattataaaatgcaAGTCCTCCCCAGCAGAAAGTTGAATTTATTACAAtaggaaatcaaattttatatttatttcttttatctctACAGTTTGGATTCAACTCATTTGCCTCATTTCCTAACCAGTTCAAGACACAATACAGATGTTTTTCTGTATCTATGCTGTCAGGGACATACAGAGAAGATGTagaaagaggaggaaaaagTAAGAGGAATACCAAGATTTGTGTGATGGGACACTTTCTGTTTATAATATGGACAAAACTTCTTAATTCAGGAAGTTAACAACCTTTTAAAGACTTTATATTcgatgtacatatttcaccaaaaCTCTGTGAAAATGTTTGacattatctacatgtacttgagTGATGTTTTGTGATGTTtatatgctacatgtatgatatgataAACTTGAAAACTTCCCAATCATAAACATCCTCTTTAAGGACATTTACAGTGAGGTTACTGTGTTCTGTTATTATCTATAATATTCCTTTGCAATAAGTGTAGAAATTAAAATACTAACCTTCAGTATGTCCATCTGTTTTTGGCAAATTACTTGGGGAATCCTCAGGACTTTGGCTTTCTGAACTTCAGAAtgactttttttcttatcaTCTTATCGATCAAATGAAAACACAATTCATACTGTTGAGATAATTTCAAGATCAGCATGTGTTATTTTCTTCCTTCAAAAAGTCTTTGGAATTGGTAATTGGTGGTAATTGGTGTACTTAAAAATGCTAGAAAATAATGCAATAGTATTTGCTActaataatgattttcatttataggtaattcatttttaatatggtGTTTCTGGTTTAAAAATGATAAGATATTAATATTGATTCTCGTTTCACATTATTTTTGCAGTTATAATGCCACCATCTGCCCTTGACACTTTGTgtaagtatacatgtaatttcggaggttctttttgaaaaaaagtattatacGATTAAAGGAAATTTAACTTTAAGTTACATAATTTTGGGTAAAGGAAACTACCCAAGTACGTACATGTAAGTAAGCCAACTAATATAAAGTAATTTATAACTTTTACCCAGTGAATTGGATCACATGTAAGGCAGGAACAAAAATCTTTGAATCATCTGCTTGTAAGGCTATAACTCTCACCAGCCCAGGAACAGTCACAATGATAAAGGAATAAATAACTTAgctcatttattattttttttaatgtgacttACATTTATAGTCTGCCATGGACATAAGAATGGAATTCTAATTTTTCAAACTTTCCTTGCAAGCCTTTTTCATTCTATTCACCAattgttttcttaattttttttgtggtcATTTTATACATGGCTTGGGCACAACAATGCTATTTCTTCTTGACAGCAAATCAGATGTGACCATAATTAGCCATACAAAAGTAAAGGTTCATATTTGTTTGGTTAAAATAAGGCACTGCTTTAGTACATTTCATGTGCAATTAGGATTTGTTaactcatatacatgtatatatcatatatGATAAACCAATATCGTTCTTTGCATGTAAGTCAGAGAATGCTAATTGGTAATACTACAAgtgatgtttattattattattattgacaaGTCAATGCCAGTCTGTGAGGAGTAATGTGACTTATTTTTCACCAAACAGCACGGCTTCACATTGAATACCCAATGCTATTCAAGCTCACAAACAAGAAAGCAAACAGGACAACACATTGTGGAGTCTTAGAGTTTGTAGCAGACGAAGGCAAAGTATATCTCCCATACTGGGTAAGTAATTCactataaattgaaaaaaaactgtcTGCAAAAATActacttatatcatatcaaTCAGTGTATTGAGAAGAATCGATAACATAACCACAGcagcaataataacaatagatgatgaggaggatgatattaataatgataatgcaatgAATAtgatgcaacatttatatagcatttAGTACGAATGCTTCCAAGTGCCTTTAGCATGCTCTGTCAATAAGGTACCTTagcatttcaagaaataaatactTAGAACCCATATACCTCGACTCACCaattatttatatcataaagAACAGTGATATTATAATGATACTAATGAATGATGATACTATTTCCAATGATGTTCTAATTTTCAAGCATTTGATGGTAATTTGATGACACCTGTATATAAATCCTTACTTTGTTAGCTTACCTTGATATTCCACCCTTTCGTCCTACCCAATCATCTTTTCATCATTAATTGATGTGATATCATTTCTTATGAATAATTTTCAACCATATTCTAAtatattcccttttttttgttgtgtcTCGCCTGACACCATTTCTCTTTGCATTTATTAATGtcttaatcaatttttgttgatGATTTTCCAGATGATGCAGAACTTATTACTTGATCAGGGTGATTTATTAAACATCCAAGTAGAAGCCAATGGTTTGTCTGTGGCAAcgtattcaaaatttcaacctCAGTCAGTTGACTTCCTTGATATATCAAATCCCAAGGCGGTGTATCCTTTTAAAATTGTGTCAagtaattttgtcattttgatgTTTAATCTTAggattcaaaattttcaaaattaaatcaaaatatgtttctacctgtacatgtactgaATTTGCAGCAAATGTATTGTTGTGGTTATGTTCATTTTAGTCTAGCTTTACAATGTATTTCCTTTATCCATTCTaaggtgtgtttttttttctcaatttgatTGTATATTTGCTCTTGCTTGAAACTAATTAATACACGAGTGTgttaaaatagcagaaaagaCCATTTCGGTACCTTTATATACCTCTTTAAATATTGAATGTTGTGTTAATTGGTTCTTTGATAGATATTAGATCTCTTTTTTAAGCCTATGTTTCCTTAACCAAACATCAACCAACAGTCTTGAGAACATCTTACGAGGATTTGCTTGTCTGACCAAAGGTGATATGGTGGCTATCAAATATAATGATAAGGTAATGTCTACCTTAATAACATACAATGTATTTGCACTTGACATTGTTATCCTTGGTAGCTCACATTGAGAAATCTTGGTAGCTCTTTACAATGGTGTACATATGTGGGGCTTGGGGGCTGTTGACTCCCAGgaccaagaagaaaaaaagaaagaaaaagaaagaaaagtaaaggaaaaactgaaatattctctgaatatttcaaaattgatcacaatttgatttttgtatctAAAAGTTAAAAAAACAGCTTTTTGCTTTAACAGATTTTGCACTTAGCCATGTCTGGCCCATCAAAATGTTTTACTCATTAGGCCAAGTGCTGGCTCTGTATGAAAAAtcttttcattgatattcaCTGACTAATCTCTTTGCCAAATAGATGATCAGATCTAAGTGAAATTACTGTCATTCAGTCATATGTACTTGTGTAATACTTCTAAGTTTGCTTTTGTGTTgtcacatatttttaaaaaataactgTACTTTAAGCAGATGACATAGAAAAaccatgaattttgaaaatttggaaaatatttAACTGGTTGTGATTATTTTAATATCTTAGTATTTAATGATAATGACTGTATTTAAATACTCTTTTTTACATTTGTACATTGTTGATGATTATGTCATAGGATTAGAGTTTGAAAGAGTTTCTAACTGTTATGGATGaatttaataatgatatataaatatgctttattatttaaaaatgtcTTTCAGATCTATGAGCTAGAAGTTCTTGAAACTAAGCCCAGTGATGCTGTATCAATCATTGAATGTGATATGAGTGTAAgtagaattgatttattttgaaattcaaaataaaaggtGCTTTAAAAAGCCAAGTAATTAATCTTAGAGTTGAATTGTTACAATTATTTGCATTACTATATTCAGTCAGTCATATTTATCCACTGTACTATTAACCCACTTAGCCCTATGATACCAGGGCCCAGGTTTGAATTTAAATTAGACACTCTTGCTTTGTAAGAATTTGTTTACATGTGATTAACTTGAgtttatcattcattttgatatatttaaGACAGTGGAATTTGGTTATTCAGGTTATCATGATTTACAAGAAACATGACACCGTCGTGAAATTCAAGGGTTTTGCCAAGTAGGAATTGGCAGCTTGACACAAAGAAACGGAAGTTGGTCTCCAGGGGGAAGCTATAAAAAAGGCCCGTCGTTTGCATAGGACACCAGTTTGCAAGTCTTGGGGGTTGGTGTGATACCCCCTGTGTTGCATATTTATGTAGGTTTTCTGCATGtttgtaacattttttattgttttatatcaCTACAGGTTGAGTTTGCACAACCGGTTGATTATGTTGAACCTCAAATACCAAAAGCAAGGGAACACCAACAAGAGGTaaagttatatttcattatctttTAACTTGTTTATTTAAAGACCGTCTACCATCATCTATCAagggaaaattaagaatattttgCCAAGGCAATgcaattttatcatttatcatttagCCTTTTACGCTGTTGCCCAGAAGACGGATGCTGACaacatgcatttcaaattttatttcattatgagtGAAAATTTCAATCATCCTTTTGTGtttccaggggggtgtttcacaaagatttaagtatgacttagagttgcacttaaatacTGAGTTGCGATttgtatgaaaggcttgactgcattggtcagatcgtgtcatgaggacgcaCACTACTGtgtatctatcaataagatcgcgcatTGCATATCATATACgtgtcggcatttaagtgcgacttaagtcatacttaaaaagttaaatctttgtgaaacaccttcCAGTACTTGAAAGCTCTCCCCTTTGTCTCTTGCATTTACCAGCTCCAGGGCCCATCTTATATTTGATTTTAGTGTGTAATGTGCACGTTGTTTACAATGCCTATTCTCTGTGTTTATTTGAAACAGGAAATGCAAGTAGACAACACAGATTATTCACAGTACATTGATGCAAGCAAATTCAGGGTAAGTTAATTTttatctctatctatatatgaaAAACTATTGTAATTGATTTTCTCTCCTCGATACTGTAATGTACTCACTTTACATAACATGATTTTTAATGTTCATTGTTGTCTTGGGAATTTGAAATGTAATCATCATTATGAGTAAAAATTTATAGTAGCATGCTTTTGAAGTCTACATTCACATCCACATGACTtttcctctccccctctctctttctctcttcctctgtCTAGGCATTCCAAGGAGAAGGTCACAGGTTAGATGGCAAGAAGAAGAATGTAGAATACAAACCTGTCATTCCTCCTGAAGATATCCCACAGAGGTAGGCATCTAAATCTatcccattttgaaaaaaacaatcttTTTAAAGAGTCTCTTAATTCACAAAGAAAGTTTTCAAACTCTGGTTCGAGACCACATTTCATGACAATTAATCCACCAGTCATGCTTGATAATAGCTGAGAAAGGTCCAATTGAGAATACATGCTTTTGTAAAACGGCCCTAAATTCACACAATATTGacaatttctatgtttttttgcACTTCCTTCATGGTGGCTGTAATTGTATTCCAAATTTGTATAAATGACTATAAAAGAGTAGTGCACTGAATTTCTCTTATATCCACAGATGACTCAATTTTGTGTCCAAAAGAAATGATTGAATGGCCCCATAGTGCTCTTTGACTTATCACATTTGCCAGTTCATTAGCATGTGTATGTTCATGGATGTTACTTTCCTCTTACTATAATTCCACTCAAGAAAACAAATACACTGACCTCTTTTATTCACTATTCAGAGGCATCCCAAACTATGATTACAAGAAAGGCACTTTGACGTTCATCAGGAGAATACGACCTTCTGCAGCTAGCAATGGGGTAGGCACGGTAAGTATGCAGGGATATGATGGGGGTGATTTAAGATTGTAATATGATTCAATTTTCTCAATTATCCCTAATAATGGGAACCCTGTTCTACAAAAATAATccaaaaaatttggtcttgggTTTTGTGACTGAAGCACAAAGCCTCCATTGGCACCATAAATTACCACACCTTGTGTGCAAAGAGAATAAAGTACAAAATAGATTATGAATTTTTGTTTGTCTctttgattgatgtcttcagtactgattaaatgaagaaaaagtaaatacatgtaccacaaaatatgatttttttcttctttttttagttgacaattatttttgataaagaaaaatgttgatccATTCTACCTACATGGTTAACCATTTTTGTTGATGAGAACCAAATTCTAACAAGAGCAGGTCCGGGCTTGGCCTTATACATATATAGCAATGTAAATTCGGCTCTACGACAAGCCAGTAATAACTCTatacataaagaaaaaatatgcagTCTTTTCCAACATCTTCCCTTTTTAAtagtaatgaataataatgatatttatatgGCACATTGTACCGGTGTTTAAAATACAAATCcttttatccttttttctttctattctaGGATGAACCAGACTCATTTGAAGCTTTCAAGGGAGATGGGAAGAAGCTACGCacaaaaacaagaacaaaatagaGACTAAACATCATACCATAGTTGTGTATATTTAACATTTTGCCATGTGGTGTATCAGAATGAGACAAACAGTGgtgatctggggcccgtcttgcaaagagttgcgattgatccgcaACTAttgacggccagcaacgtc from Lytechinus pictus isolate F3 Inbred chromosome 2, Lp3.0, whole genome shotgun sequence carries:
- the LOC129254844 gene encoding ubiquitin recognition factor in ER-associated degradation protein 1-like; this translates as MFGFNSFASFPNQFKTQYRCFSVSMLSGTYREDVERGGKIIMPPSALDTLSRLHIEYPMLFKLTNKKANRTTHCGVLEFVADEGKVYLPYWMMQNLLLDQGDLLNIQVEANGLSVATYSKFQPQSVDFLDISNPKAVLENILRGFACLTKGDMVAIKYNDKIYELEVLETKPSDAVSIIECDMSVEFAQPVDYVEPQIPKAREHQQEEMQVDNTDYSQYIDASKFRAFQGEGHRLDGKKKNVEYKPVIPPEDIPQRGIPNYDYKKGTLTFIRRIRPSAASNGVGTDEPDSFEAFKGDGKKLRTKTRTK